A genomic window from Candidatus Bathyarchaeota archaeon includes:
- a CDS encoding DUF2589 domain-containing protein: MPNPGQELSSIDFESMIGGPLVAVINAQAQAAMSTVNFIKEVGFKKPKTLGIAGEDTSTEEPIYVTFKYPKELSPYQPATPGDPDADPAIPPTDAVPAVYETQQLQVPLLTLLPIPFIRVEETTVDFNAKINSISYRKTDTNLKVDASTEAKAGWLFGSAKLKVSTSFQRKTQQGNTINRTYSLAVHVKAVQDEMPAGMEKMLSILEGAITSTPAATA, encoded by the coding sequence ATGCCCAATCCAGGACAAGAATTATCAAGCATAGATTTTGAGTCAATGATAGGTGGTCCCTTAGTAGCAGTTATTAACGCTCAAGCCCAAGCTGCAATGTCTACAGTGAATTTCATAAAAGAGGTAGGATTTAAAAAACCAAAAACTCTAGGAATTGCAGGAGAAGACACCAGCACAGAAGAGCCAATATATGTTACTTTCAAATACCCCAAAGAGTTAAGCCCATACCAACCCGCAACCCCAGGTGACCCCGATGCTGATCCAGCAATTCCACCAACAGATGCAGTGCCAGCAGTTTATGAAACCCAACAACTTCAAGTGCCCCTGTTGACCCTTTTGCCAATTCCATTTATCAGGGTTGAAGAAACCACAGTAGACTTTAACGCAAAAATAAATTCTATATCATATCGAAAAACAGACACTAATTTAAAAGTTGACGCTTCAACCGAGGCAAAAGCTGGTTGGCTATTTGGATCAGCCAAACTAAAAGTGTCAACGTCTTTTCAGCGCAAAACCCAACAAGGAAACACAATAAACAGAACATATTCTTTGGCGGTTCACGTTAAAGCGGTTCAAGATGAAATGCCTGCAGGAATGGAAAAGATGTTAAGCATCCTTGAAGGCGCAATAACATCAACCCCAGCAGCCACTGCCTAA
- a CDS encoding PQQ-binding-like beta-propeller repeat protein — MEKLRKPKLATILMAFILSLSLLTIALSTTVGQEPLRFEPVPYINAMPNPVQVNNPLLFHVGSVYPTPTQMGGWSGLTVEVTDPQGNTETLGPIQTDTTGGTGVLYTPTRLGTYTARTHFPEQVLTTASGYIGPAGTIMIESYSEELEFVVQDDPIAFYPGHSLPNEYWSRPIDQQIREWYTISANWLGYVPPTNPDPHSINAKYNDYAPESAHILWTKPLTMGGLAGGTSLWQGFEQGDAYEGKFGSGGLFGAAGPVIIGGILFYNQFEGIGTNAEQWVNAIDMHTGEMLWSKPLLTPAGSNLRLAFGQTFYWDSYNYHGVFDFLWATESPGFGQPQTWHAFDPFTGRWVYSMEGMPSGTKIYGPKGEIFLYNLNKNAGTLTLWNSSRVVSSQGSWRPQGQTYDAEDTAAGIEWTITIPGLADLPGNAYKYRQEVILGADFTRGGPAPNPAHMWAISVDIQNGDAELMWDTTWSIPNGVALISVEDVNVEEDLFIVSTKETRTTYGFRLSTGQEIWGPTPSRHYTDNWGHSSGNSWDIITEGKVIAGNYGGTVWCYNAQTGTVEWSFDIADPYTEVLHNNRWRFRPVFVAGGKLYIENTEHNPRDPQPRGAPFISIDLETGEQVFRVPIRGSEWGSTPIIADSIIAMYDNYDQRIYAIGKGPSAMTVRVSPEITTQGSSVMVTGTVLDVSPGTESAAVKLRFPNGVPAISDQDMSDWMMYVYDQFAPPADATGVPVKIEIVDPNGHYEWIGTATTDVYGNYGYSFKPQIEGKYMIITTFEGSASYYGSTSTTYFAVDQAPTPAIPIEPEEPETPEAPIEPTQPEAPLITTEIAIVIAVTVVAVIGVAAYWMLKRK; from the coding sequence ATGGAAAAACTGAGAAAACCAAAATTAGCAACGATTTTGATGGCTTTTATACTATCATTATCTTTGCTAACAATTGCCCTATCTACTACTGTAGGGCAAGAACCTCTAAGATTTGAACCTGTTCCGTACATCAACGCAATGCCAAACCCAGTACAGGTTAACAACCCACTTCTGTTTCACGTAGGAAGCGTGTACCCAACACCAACCCAAATGGGTGGCTGGTCAGGATTAACCGTTGAAGTAACTGATCCTCAAGGAAACACCGAAACGCTCGGGCCAATCCAAACTGACACAACAGGGGGAACAGGTGTTCTTTACACCCCTACCAGGTTAGGAACGTATACTGCAAGAACCCATTTTCCTGAACAGGTCCTTACAACCGCTTCGGGATACATTGGACCAGCTGGAACAATAATGATAGAATCTTACAGTGAAGAACTTGAATTTGTCGTTCAAGATGACCCAATAGCTTTCTATCCTGGACATTCTCTTCCTAATGAATACTGGAGTCGTCCAATTGACCAACAAATCCGAGAATGGTATACCATTTCAGCAAACTGGCTCGGATATGTTCCCCCAACAAACCCTGATCCCCATTCAATAAATGCAAAATATAATGACTATGCACCAGAAAGTGCGCACATATTATGGACTAAACCGTTAACCATGGGCGGTCTGGCTGGAGGGACAAGCCTTTGGCAAGGCTTTGAACAAGGAGACGCCTACGAAGGAAAATTCGGAAGCGGAGGACTCTTTGGAGCTGCCGGACCAGTAATTATTGGTGGCATTCTCTTTTACAACCAATTTGAAGGAATCGGCACAAACGCAGAACAATGGGTTAACGCCATTGATATGCACACCGGAGAAATGTTATGGAGCAAACCTTTGTTAACTCCAGCAGGATCAAACCTAAGGCTTGCTTTTGGTCAAACTTTCTACTGGGATTCATACAACTACCATGGGGTATTTGATTTCCTGTGGGCAACTGAAAGCCCTGGATTTGGTCAACCCCAAACATGGCACGCATTTGATCCTTTCACTGGACGATGGGTATACAGCATGGAAGGAATGCCAAGTGGAACCAAAATCTATGGACCAAAAGGTGAGATATTCCTTTATAATTTAAACAAAAATGCGGGTACGTTAACTCTATGGAACTCTAGCAGAGTAGTTTCCAGTCAAGGAAGCTGGAGACCCCAAGGCCAAACCTACGACGCAGAAGATACTGCAGCAGGAATCGAATGGACAATAACGATACCTGGATTAGCTGATCTTCCAGGAAATGCCTACAAGTACCGCCAAGAAGTAATCCTTGGAGCAGATTTCACGCGCGGAGGACCTGCACCTAACCCTGCACACATGTGGGCCATAAGTGTAGACATCCAAAATGGTGATGCAGAACTAATGTGGGATACAACTTGGTCAATACCTAATGGAGTTGCTCTAATCTCTGTTGAAGACGTGAACGTTGAAGAAGATTTGTTCATCGTTTCAACCAAAGAAACTCGAACAACTTACGGATTCAGACTAAGTACGGGACAAGAAATTTGGGGACCAACTCCTTCACGACACTACACCGACAATTGGGGACACTCATCAGGTAACAGCTGGGACATAATCACTGAGGGAAAAGTCATTGCTGGAAACTATGGTGGAACCGTATGGTGCTACAACGCTCAAACTGGTACTGTAGAATGGTCTTTTGATATTGCCGATCCTTACACAGAAGTTTTGCACAACAACCGTTGGAGATTTCGACCGGTATTTGTTGCTGGCGGAAAATTATACATAGAAAACACTGAGCACAACCCCCGAGACCCTCAACCCCGTGGCGCTCCTTTCATAAGTATTGACCTAGAAACGGGTGAACAAGTTTTCAGAGTGCCCATCCGTGGAAGTGAATGGGGATCTACTCCAATTATTGCTGACAGCATAATTGCAATGTATGACAATTACGACCAAAGAATTTACGCAATAGGCAAAGGTCCATCAGCAATGACCGTACGAGTATCTCCAGAAATAACAACCCAGGGCAGCAGTGTTATGGTTACAGGAACAGTTCTGGACGTTTCTCCAGGAACAGAAAGTGCAGCCGTCAAACTACGATTCCCAAATGGAGTACCTGCAATATCTGATCAAGACATGAGCGATTGGATGATGTATGTTTATGACCAATTTGCACCCCCAGCAGACGCAACTGGGGTTCCAGTAAAAATAGAAATCGTTGACCCTAATGGTCATTACGAATGGATTGGAACAGCAACAACTGATGTTTACGGCAACTACGGTTATTCATTCAAGCCTCAAATTGAAGGCAAATACATGATCATAACTACTTTCGAAGGCTCCGCGTCATACTATGGCTCAACATCTACAACATACTTCGCTGTAGACCAAGCACCTACACCTGCAATACCTATTGAACCGGAAGAACCTGAAACCCCAGAAGCACCTATTGAACCAACCCAACCAGAAGCACCGTTGATCACAACTGAAATTGCAATCGTCATCGCTGTTACCGTGGTCGCAGTAATTGGTGTAGCTGCATACTGGATGTTAAAACGCAAATAA
- a CDS encoding ribosome biogenesis/translation initiation ATPase RLI, protein MVRIAVLDEERCESKRCGRPCFRFCPPVRNKIEAIVFEGETPQIIESLCVGCGICVRKCPFKAISIVNLADELEEDCSHRFGPNTFKLFRLPTPSAGVVLGLLGQNGIGKTTALHVLSGELKPNLGRFDDPPSWTDLIQHFRGSTLQDYFQKVSEGNLKVVYKPQYVDKISRVVSGKVGDLLEKVDERGKLAQLKEQLQLETIWNRNLKVLSGGELQRVAVAASICREADVYLFDEPTSYLDVKQRLNAAKAIRSLKDDEKTVIVAEHDLAILDYLSDQICIFYGDPGVYGIVSHVHGVRVGINIYLQGYIPDENVRFRPEPITFNVRPPAAGLTAAETLLKWTEITKSFGDFEFTSMPGEVKRGEVVGIFGPNGIGKTTFVKMLAGIEKADSGETSAEDEMKISYKPQYITPQYGGTVEDLLKETADKAFGTSFYHTQILQPLKVPVLLERELTELSGGELQRVAIAACLSREADLYLLDEPSAYLDVEDRLSAARTIRRVIENKKVTALVVEHDVVAQDFIADRLMIFAGEPGVRGFANPPTDLRNGMNSFLEDMAITFRRDPQTKRPRVNKEGSRLDREQKDLGEYYYMSTTEEE, encoded by the coding sequence ATGGTTCGAATAGCGGTCCTTGACGAAGAAAGATGCGAATCCAAACGCTGCGGTAGACCATGTTTCCGTTTTTGTCCACCAGTAAGAAACAAAATTGAAGCAATCGTATTCGAAGGCGAAACTCCTCAAATCATAGAAAGCCTGTGTGTAGGATGCGGCATCTGCGTTAGAAAATGCCCATTTAAAGCCATTTCAATAGTTAACTTGGCTGACGAACTTGAAGAAGACTGCAGCCACCGTTTTGGACCAAACACTTTCAAGCTGTTTCGTCTTCCAACACCTTCAGCAGGTGTTGTTTTGGGTCTTTTAGGGCAAAACGGCATTGGGAAAACAACTGCACTGCACGTTCTATCAGGAGAACTCAAACCAAACTTGGGACGATTTGATGATCCCCCATCTTGGACTGATTTAATTCAGCATTTTCGTGGCTCAACCTTGCAGGATTATTTCCAGAAAGTAAGTGAAGGCAATTTGAAGGTTGTTTACAAACCTCAGTACGTAGATAAGATATCTCGAGTAGTTTCAGGAAAAGTCGGCGACCTGTTAGAAAAAGTTGACGAACGAGGCAAGCTGGCTCAACTCAAAGAACAACTGCAACTTGAAACAATATGGAACAGAAACCTCAAAGTCTTAAGTGGAGGAGAACTGCAAAGAGTTGCTGTTGCTGCGTCGATTTGTCGAGAAGCCGACGTTTACCTTTTTGATGAACCTACCAGTTATCTTGACGTTAAACAACGTTTGAACGCTGCCAAGGCTATTCGATCCTTGAAAGATGATGAAAAAACAGTTATTGTTGCCGAGCACGATCTTGCAATTCTTGATTATCTTTCTGACCAAATTTGCATTTTTTATGGTGACCCAGGAGTTTACGGTATTGTTTCTCATGTTCATGGAGTACGTGTTGGAATCAATATTTACCTTCAAGGTTACATTCCTGACGAAAACGTCAGATTTAGACCCGAACCAATAACCTTCAATGTTAGACCCCCCGCTGCTGGGTTAACTGCCGCTGAAACCCTTCTGAAATGGACTGAAATAACCAAATCTTTTGGGGATTTTGAATTTACGTCAATGCCCGGGGAAGTAAAACGAGGTGAAGTAGTAGGAATTTTTGGACCCAACGGAATCGGAAAAACAACTTTTGTAAAAATGCTTGCTGGAATAGAAAAAGCCGATTCGGGGGAAACTTCTGCTGAAGATGAGATGAAAATAAGTTATAAACCACAATATATTACGCCCCAATATGGCGGAACAGTTGAAGACCTTCTCAAAGAAACCGCTGACAAAGCCTTTGGAACAAGTTTTTATCATACTCAAATTCTGCAGCCACTTAAAGTGCCGGTTCTTCTTGAACGAGAGTTAACCGAACTCAGTGGCGGAGAACTACAACGTGTTGCAATCGCTGCTTGCTTATCCCGGGAAGCAGACCTTTATCTTCTGGACGAACCCAGCGCTTACTTGGATGTTGAAGACCGGCTTTCTGCTGCCCGTACAATTCGGCGAGTGATTGAAAACAAAAAAGTCACTGCATTGGTTGTCGAACATGATGTTGTGGCACAAGACTTCATTGCTGACCGGCTTATGATTTTTGCTGGAGAACCCGGTGTTCGCGGATTTGCGAATCCACCAACTGATCTGCGTAATGGCATGAACAGTTTTCTTGAGGACATGGCTATTACCTTCAGGCGTGACCCCCAAACAAAACGTCCTAGGGTAAACAAAGAAGGCTCTCGGCTCGACCGTGAACAAAAAGACCTTGGCGAATACTATTACATGAGCACAACTGAAGAAGAATAG
- a CDS encoding S-methyl-5'-thioadenosine phosphorylase, with the protein MAVTETVEIGIIGGTGVYDQESFEDIKEVKIFTPFGETSDLVSIGNYKNTKVAFIARHSKNHTIPPHRVNYRANVWALKQLGVQRIIASAAVGSLREDYGPGTFVVPDQFIDRTKKRLDTFYEGGQVCHISSADPFCEQLRQYFIQKAQAIGIDAKKTGTYVCVEGPRFSTRAESRLFQTWNADIVGMTVYPECVLAREAEMCYVSICMVTDYDVWADSPVSTKEVIEKAQESNEKLKKLILEAIPQVPKKRECTCGSALKDAMF; encoded by the coding sequence TTGGCGGTAACAGAAACTGTAGAAATTGGAATAATTGGCGGAACGGGTGTGTATGATCAAGAAAGTTTTGAAGACATAAAAGAAGTAAAGATTTTTACTCCTTTTGGTGAAACATCTGATCTTGTTTCCATTGGTAATTACAAAAACACTAAAGTAGCATTTATTGCAAGACATAGCAAAAACCACACGATTCCGCCTCATCGAGTTAACTATCGGGCTAATGTTTGGGCACTAAAACAGTTAGGAGTTCAAAGAATAATTGCTTCTGCAGCAGTAGGCAGCCTACGAGAAGATTATGGACCAGGAACCTTCGTAGTTCCCGACCAGTTCATTGACCGAACAAAAAAACGGTTAGATACCTTTTATGAAGGCGGACAAGTCTGCCACATTTCCTCGGCAGATCCATTCTGTGAACAACTCAGACAATATTTCATCCAAAAAGCTCAAGCCATCGGAATAGATGCAAAAAAAACTGGAACTTACGTTTGTGTCGAAGGTCCACGATTTTCAACCCGTGCAGAATCCAGATTGTTCCAAACATGGAACGCCGACATAGTAGGAATGACCGTGTACCCTGAATGTGTTTTAGCCCGAGAAGCAGAAATGTGTTACGTTTCCATTTGCATGGTTACTGATTACGATGTTTGGGCAGACAGCCCAGTTTCTACAAAAGAAGTGATCGAAAAAGCCCAAGAAAGCAACGAAAAACTCAAAAAACTGATTCTAGAAGCCATTCCACAAGTGCCTAAAAAACGAGAGTGCACTTGCGGTTCAGCATTAAAAGACGCTATGTTCTAA
- a CDS encoding AsnC family transcriptional regulator: protein MDQIDVLILSELSKDARQPFSKIAKKIGVATQTVIRRYHSMKKKQIIYASIRVDTKKLGYVGVAYLFIKTSSGTRVSETVNLLRQTRGVYLVSSSLGDFEAYAELMFKSFNDLSEKITAIKKYPSIQKISFALSNNEHSLLPPKFDLFT from the coding sequence ATGGATCAAATTGATGTTTTAATTTTGTCTGAATTGTCAAAGGATGCTCGGCAACCCTTCAGTAAAATTGCAAAGAAAATAGGTGTGGCTACTCAAACTGTAATTAGACGATATCATTCGATGAAGAAAAAGCAGATAATCTACGCTTCAATTCGGGTTGATACGAAAAAACTCGGGTACGTGGGAGTTGCGTATTTGTTCATAAAAACTTCTTCGGGAACAAGAGTTTCTGAAACTGTTAACCTGCTAAGACAAACTCGGGGGGTTTACCTGGTTTCGAGTTCGTTAGGTGATTTTGAAGCTTACGCCGAGTTAATGTTCAAAAGTTTTAACGACCTTTCTGAAAAAATCACTGCAATTAAAAAATATCCTAGCATTCAAAAAATTTCTTTTGCCCTTTCCAATAATGAACACTCTTTGCTTCCACCAAAATTTGACCTGTTTACCTAG
- a CDS encoding phosphoribosyltransferase, which translates to MDWDMFYRLAKKVADKINKSGYQPEVIVGLARGGWVLARVLCDFVGVKDLVSLKVEHWGVTATPDGTAKIRNEIRADLKGKNVLIVDDLTDTGESMRVAVDYIKSLEPAEIRTASLQHLTCAKFKSDYVGEELPWVWVIFPWNFTEDLCTIIPKVCRRMKATPEEADVTQIKDELKQSYCIDTTEETINEILQEIKRRKN; encoded by the coding sequence ATGGACTGGGACATGTTTTATAGGTTAGCTAAAAAAGTAGCAGACAAAATTAACAAATCAGGTTATCAACCAGAAGTAATTGTTGGTTTGGCTCGAGGGGGATGGGTATTAGCTAGGGTTCTTTGTGATTTTGTTGGAGTAAAAGATCTTGTCAGCCTCAAAGTTGAACACTGGGGGGTAACTGCAACTCCCGACGGAACGGCTAAAATAAGAAATGAAATACGTGCTGACCTGAAAGGAAAAAATGTGTTAATTGTAGATGACCTCACAGACACTGGTGAAAGCATGCGTGTGGCTGTTGATTACATTAAATCGTTAGAACCTGCCGAAATCCGAACTGCCAGCTTGCAACATCTAACCTGTGCAAAATTCAAATCAGATTACGTTGGAGAAGAACTGCCTTGGGTGTGGGTTATCTTTCCATGGAACTTCACTGAAGACCTGTGCACAATTATTCCAAAAGTTTGCCGACGCATGAAAGCAACTCCTGAAGAAGCAGATGTTACCCAAATAAAAGACGAACTCAAACAATCCTATTGTATCGACACAACTGAAGAAACAATAAACGAAATTCTGCAAGAAATCAAAAGAAGAAAAAATTAA
- a CDS encoding Lrp/AsnC family transcriptional regulator, with protein sequence MLKKLLVDVRTSFSDIAKELDVSVVAVVKRFNKLKKMGVIAGTTLVLDLSENEKMFALAITIDLINQSYEKEVTEKIKKIKTIMECIPVIGNYDIFAVAYTRNIDEIKGIQDRIKKIPGVEKIKISTNLDKNFLFVENII encoded by the coding sequence ATGCTGAAAAAGTTGCTTGTTGATGTTCGAACTAGTTTTTCGGATATTGCTAAAGAACTGGATGTTTCAGTTGTCGCCGTGGTGAAGCGGTTCAATAAATTAAAGAAAATGGGCGTTATTGCAGGGACAACTCTTGTTCTTGATTTGTCAGAAAATGAAAAAATGTTTGCGCTTGCAATAACAATTGACTTGATCAATCAATCTTACGAAAAAGAGGTGACAGAAAAAATCAAAAAAATAAAAACCATCATGGAATGCATTCCAGTAATTGGAAATTACGACATTTTCGCTGTAGCTTACACCCGTAATATTGATGAAATCAAAGGAATTCAAGACCGAATAAAAAAAATTCCTGGGGTAGAAAAAATCAAAATTTCAACGAATCTTGATAAGAATTTTTTGTTTGTTGAAAACATTATTTAA
- a CDS encoding GNAT family N-acetyltransferase, whose protein sequence is MITKYELKNGKKFIINVKIITNLQDVIDKETVWNSFVSRTENPLLYSKILVSFMQYCEQNGWTPLIFTFWCNNQLIGIAPLKMKRSFYSNQISSLREDLYSDFVFLKKYRKQCMALLVDAIFTQLRCRFASVTFDSRSPNLKRFEEECLKKKLKINKKQDLGRAVIPLEGSYNLFYSSLKNEVRKEFQRNKRRLDDFGSWKIVCVPINAESIKTVFKIEQKSWKETWREKNDIKEDFMLRIFLESSQSFEGTNTPYASEVWFLEVNGKAIAYQIVFLHNDVSIFLKTSFNWLFRKFGAGKFLMNSVIRETYKNKSVKKIDFITNLPLVQTWNAKCEPRTRVIVDVNPFLSRIFHIITSNRTFRKIGFKLKF, encoded by the coding sequence TTGATAACAAAATATGAGTTAAAAAATGGCAAAAAATTCATAATTAATGTAAAAATAATTACTAACTTGCAAGATGTGATTGATAAAGAAACTGTTTGGAATAGTTTCGTATCGCGTACAGAAAATCCACTGTTGTACAGTAAAATACTTGTTAGTTTCATGCAATACTGTGAACAAAATGGTTGGACTCCTTTGATTTTCACTTTTTGGTGCAATAACCAACTTATTGGAATTGCACCTTTAAAGATGAAAAGAAGTTTTTATTCAAACCAAATTTCTAGTCTCAGAGAGGATCTATATTCTGACTTTGTTTTTTTAAAAAAATATCGCAAGCAATGTATGGCTCTATTAGTAGATGCAATATTTACCCAATTGAGATGTAGGTTTGCATCTGTTACTTTTGATTCCCGTTCTCCCAATTTGAAACGATTTGAAGAGGAATGTTTAAAAAAGAAACTAAAAATCAACAAAAAACAAGATCTAGGTCGAGCTGTAATTCCGTTGGAGGGGAGTTATAATCTTTTTTATTCTTCATTAAAAAATGAAGTACGAAAAGAATTTCAAAGAAATAAGAGGCGTCTTGATGATTTTGGTTCTTGGAAAATTGTTTGTGTTCCAATTAATGCTGAATCTATTAAAACTGTTTTTAAAATTGAACAAAAAAGTTGGAAGGAAACTTGGAGAGAGAAAAACGACATAAAAGAAGACTTTATGCTTAGAATATTTTTAGAGTCTTCTCAAAGTTTTGAAGGAACCAACACTCCTTATGCATCAGAAGTTTGGTTTTTAGAGGTTAACGGAAAAGCGATAGCTTATCAAATTGTTTTTCTTCATAATGACGTATCGATTTTTCTGAAAACTTCCTTTAATTGGCTTTTTCGAAAATTTGGTGCAGGTAAATTTTTGATGAATTCTGTAATTCGTGAAACTTACAAAAATAAATCTGTTAAAAAGATAGATTTCATCACAAATCTTCCACTCGTTCAAACTTGGAACGCTAAATGTGAACCCAGAACACGTGTTATTGTGGATGTAAACCCATTTTTATCCCGAATATTCCATATCATAACTAGCAATCGAACATTTCGAAAAATTGGATTCAAACTAAAATTTTAA
- the sfsA gene encoding DNA/RNA nuclease SfsA: MVSFIEIDGKLLKGHFVERLNRFLAQVEVNGTVESCFLPNPGRMRELLVPGVEVLVRDAEKKNRKTKFDLIGVMHEGELVSLDTMVPNKLVFEALKNKAIEEFSRYNFVKPEQAYGHSRFDFFLANDDEKCLLEIKSCSLVEDGVALFPDAPTTRGRRHLLELIEAKKEGYRACVLFVIQRVNAHVFGPNDKTDPDFGEAFRLALKNGVESYAYFSEFVGNRVFLRNKVVVKPSV, translated from the coding sequence ATGGTTAGTTTTATTGAAATTGATGGGAAACTTCTGAAAGGTCATTTTGTTGAGAGGCTGAACCGTTTTTTGGCTCAAGTTGAAGTAAATGGAACAGTTGAGTCATGTTTTTTGCCAAACCCTGGGCGAATGCGTGAACTTTTGGTTCCTGGGGTTGAAGTGCTTGTTAGAGATGCAGAAAAAAAGAACAGAAAAACCAAGTTTGATTTGATTGGTGTCATGCATGAAGGGGAGCTTGTTTCTTTAGATACGATGGTTCCCAATAAATTGGTTTTTGAGGCATTGAAAAACAAAGCTATTGAAGAGTTTAGCAGGTATAATTTTGTTAAGCCAGAGCAGGCATATGGGCATTCTAGGTTTGATTTCTTTTTGGCTAATGATGATGAAAAGTGCTTGTTGGAAATTAAGTCATGCTCCTTGGTGGAGGATGGGGTGGCGTTGTTTCCTGATGCCCCAACAACTAGGGGTAGAAGGCATTTGTTAGAGTTGATTGAAGCAAAAAAAGAAGGCTATCGGGCTTGTGTGTTGTTTGTTATTCAACGGGTTAATGCACATGTTTTTGGTCCGAATGATAAAACAGACCCTGATTTTGGAGAAGCTTTTAGATTGGCTCTAAAGAATGGGGTTGAATCTTATGCATATTTTTCTGAGTTTGTTGGGAATAGGGTTTTTCTTAGGAATAAGGTTGTGGTAAAGCCGTCGGTTTAG
- a CDS encoding class I SAM-dependent methyltransferase has product MNPENKQQKIMDQFKCPIGIEGQTVAKIMNRSHRALTDWGLKKVKIRSDYLILDIGCGGGKTISKLAEQAVHGKVFGIDYSGDMVDYSRQINKELIDQNRVSIVQCSVDKTGFPDSFFDLITAIETYYFWPNLAEAFEEIKRLLKPNGKLVLINEMIKDGVYEVENAEVIAKTEVKLLSLPDIQKILQSTGFKKVEVFTKADSAWNVVIAQKC; this is encoded by the coding sequence ATGAATCCCGAAAATAAGCAACAAAAAATAATGGATCAGTTTAAGTGCCCAATAGGGATTGAAGGTCAAACAGTTGCCAAGATAATGAACCGCAGCCACCGCGCTCTTACCGATTGGGGGTTAAAAAAAGTAAAAATCAGGTCTGATTATCTCATTTTGGACATAGGTTGCGGAGGTGGCAAAACAATAAGCAAACTGGCAGAGCAGGCTGTTCACGGGAAAGTTTTTGGAATCGACTATTCCGGAGATATGGTAGATTATTCGAGACAAATAAACAAGGAACTAATCGACCAAAATCGAGTTTCTATAGTCCAATGCTCAGTTGATAAAACTGGTTTTCCTGATAGTTTTTTTGATTTAATAACCGCCATTGAAACTTATTATTTTTGGCCAAATCTTGCAGAAGCTTTTGAAGAAATAAAACGTCTTTTGAAGCCAAACGGAAAACTTGTATTGATAAACGAGATGATAAAAGATGGAGTTTACGAAGTTGAGAACGCCGAAGTTATTGCAAAAACTGAAGTAAAACTTCTTTCTTTGCCTGATATTCAGAAGATTTTGCAGTCTACAGGATTCAAAAAAGTTGAAGTGTTCACAAAAGCCGATTCTGCATGGAACGTAGTTATTGCTCAGAAATGTTAA